One window of Nymphaea colorata isolate Beijing-Zhang1983 chromosome 11, ASM883128v2, whole genome shotgun sequence genomic DNA carries:
- the LOC116264764 gene encoding uncharacterized protein LOC116264764 has protein sequence MIQLLYTLLVGEGFVVLLLILKNPMRKLVTMCLDRIKRGRGPVVVKTLVGVLFVLMVASLHSIFKIHRRSDEFGSITPTDQVLVSRLMLEASLMGFCIFLTLMIDRMHHYIRELRMMRKTIEPLKMQSRSSEEWKNGGSTVSELEKEISSLKEKVNHLEAVAEAKDKDAKAAEANALAMKKQSEGFLLEYDRLLEDNQNLRSQLESFERKSSFSDAKKNS, from the exons ATGATTCAGTTGCTATATACGCTTCTGGTGGGCGAGGGGTTTGTGGTGTTGCTCCTGATTCTGAAAAACCCCATGAGAAAGCTTGTGACTATGTGCTTGGACAGGATAAAGCGCGGCCGTGGTCCCGTCGTCGTTAAGACGCTCGTCGGCGTGTTGTTTGTCTTGATGGTGGCGAGCCTTCATAGTATTTTCAAGATCCATAGGCGTTCGGATGAGTTTGGCTCGATCACGCCCACGGATCAGGTTCTTGTGAGCAGGCTTATGTTGGAGGCCTCTCTGATGG GGTTTTGCATCTTCCTTACATTGATGATTGACCGCATGCACCACTATATAAGGGAATTACGGATGATGAGGAAGACTATTGAACCTCTGAAGATGCAAAGCAGAAGCTCTGAGGAATGGAAGAATGGTGGGTCAACGGTCAGTGAATTGGAGAAGGAAATATCTTCTTTGAAGGAGAAGGTGAATCATCTGGAAGCAGTAGCTGAGGCGAAGGACAAGGATGCAAAAGCTGCAGAAGCAAATGCTTTAGCTATGAAGAAACAGTCTGAGGGATTCCTCCTTGAATACGATCGCCTTCTGGAGGATAACCAAAACCTCCGTAGCCAACTGGAatcatttgaaagaaaatcGTCCTTCTCGGATGCCAAAAAGAATTCATAG